The Amblyomma americanum isolate KBUSLIRL-KWMA chromosome 3, ASM5285725v1, whole genome shotgun sequence genome window below encodes:
- the LOC144123573 gene encoding uncharacterized protein LOC144123573, whose amino-acid sequence MHLGLFEKDLADRFCVSTATVSRICITWASFAFTKLTQIPLWMSKKHVQKEMPLSFQGKYSATRVILDATEIKCRAASSLALQSATFSSYKSANTFKGLIDISPDGTVTFVSNLFPGSISDEECLSKSGFLALPFNDGDVVMADKGFKIEEMLETFNVALNNPPFLRKGQFSEEEIKEMEEIASLRMHVERCIQRIKSFHIFDRLVPLSLSPIINEMWIVCAILTSSLRWCNYLMSECLTNLLLS is encoded by the coding sequence ATGCACCTTGGACTTTTCGAAAAGGACCTTGCTGACAGGTTCTGTGTGTCAACTGCCACAGTATCAAGAATCTGTATTACTTGGGCCAGTTTTGCTTTCACTAAACTAACACAGATACCTCTGTGGATGTCAAAGAAACATGTTCAAAAGGAAATGCCACTTTCCTTCCAAGGAAAGTATTCTGCAACTCGAGTCATACTAGATGCAACAGAAATTAAATGTCGGGCAGCCAGCTCACTTGCACTGCAGTCGGCAACATTCTCATCGTACAAATCAGCGAACACCTTCAAAGGACTGATTGACATCTCGCCCGATGGTACAGTGACCTTTGTCTCCAATTTGTTTCCAGGATCTATTTCTGACGAAGAATGTTTGAGCAAGAGTGGTTTCTTGGCCCTTCCTTTCAATGATGGTGATGTTGTCATGGCAGACAAAGGTTTCAAGATTGAAGAAATGCTCGAGACATTCAACGTGGCTTTGAACAACCCGCCTTTCCTCAGAAAAGGTCAGTTCAgtgaagaggagataaaagaaatgGAAGAAATAGCATCCCTGCGGATGCATGTTGAGCGATGCATACAGCGCATCAAAAGTTTTCACATCTTCGATAGGCTGGTACCGCTTTCTCTGAGCCCCATAATAAATGAAATGTGGATTGTATGTGCTATACTAACTTCAAGTCTCCGCTGGTGCAACTATCTGATGAGTGAATGTTTGACAAATTTGCTCCTGTCGTAA